From the Priestia aryabhattai genome, the window ATACAGTGATTGTTATCACGGGTAAACAAGATGTAATCACGGATGGAAATACAACGTATACAGTAGACAACGGTCACCCGTTATTTACGAGAGTGACGGGTACTGGATGTCTGCTGACATCAATTATAGGAGCTTTCGCCGCTGTAGAGAAAGAATATGTCGAGGCAAGCGTTGCTGCTTTAAGTTTTTACGGAGTGGCAGGTGAAATCGCCGCAGTGAAAAAAGGTGAAGAAGGGCCGGGAAGCTTCCAAATTGAGCTGTTAAATCAGCTTCATCTTTTATCTGGGCAGGATATTGAATCATATGCAAGAGTACATCAACGTTAAAAGGAGCCGGAAAATGACAAACGAAGAAATTAAAAAGCTGCTGCAAGTTTATTTTATAATGGGCAGCAATAACTGTACAAAAGATCCGCGAGAAGTGTTGAAAGAAGCAATTGAAGGCGGCATTACCGTGTTTCAATTTCGCGAAAAAGGCGAAGGTGCGCTAACGGGGGAAGCGAAATATCAGCTGGCGAAAGAACTGCAGCAAATTTGTCACCAGCACAACGTTCCTTTTGTTGTAAATGATGATCTTGACTTAGCGATTCGCATACAAGCAGATGGCGTTCATATTGGACAAGAAGACGAAAAAGCTCACGTTGTTCGAGAGAAAATAGGAAAAGGAATTGTGGGCGTCTCTGTTCATAATGTACAAGAGCTGAAGCAGGCGATGAAAGACGGAGCGGATTATGTAGGAATGGGACCTGTTTTTCCTACTTCCACAAAAAAAGACGCAAAAGCAGTGCAAGGTACGAAATTAATTGAAGAAGTGCGAAACCAGAATATTGACTTTCCAATTGTAGGAATCGGTGGTATCACGCCTGAAAATGCCAAACAAGTAGTAGAAGCAGGTGCAGATGGCGTTTCTATTATTACGGCGATTAGCTTAGCTGCGTCTCCAAAAGAAAAAGCAGCTCAATTAAAAGAAGCGTTAGGAAAATAAAAAAAGCGCACAATGTGCGCTTTTTTATTATAGCTGAACAGTTTGAGGAGTTTCTTCGCCTTCATTCATAAAGCGAATTTCGTTCGGCGTAATTTCAAGAACAACATACTCAGGGTCATTTGGACCGTCAAACCACTCTTTCATATGATCGTTCCATATACGTCCTTTTAACTGATCACCGGTACGAAGAACAGCTGTACCAGATAATTCTAAGTATTGATCGCCATATCCTTCGCCGCTGTAGCCCAATAGTACGTGTACGTTCGGATTGGCTTCGATTTCTTCTGCTTTATGTGTATTGATATTTGTTGGTGTGTAAAGAGCGATACCATCTTCATCGCTAAAGAATGTCATATAGCGAGAGTGGGGTTTGTTGTTTACAACTGTGGCTAATGTTCCTACACGATTTCCTTCTAATACTTCATTTACTTTTTTAGCAATTTTTTGTTCATTCATTTTATCCATCTCCTTTATTACTTTTTATGTTCCTCAATCGAAGATAAATAAAACATACATGTCTAAAAAAATATAAGTTAACAATAAAATTATTATGTAAACTGTTAAATTTAAAAATAAAAAAAGCTAGCTACAGCTAACTAAAAAATAAGCCCGCACTGCCGTAACCCTAAGTGTCTTAAATACCCAGATCTACTAGGTGGGTGCCCTCATAGCCGGGTTTAGCGTCCCAAGAAGGGCGTGCTATCTGCAGCTAAATTTTGAGCTCCCTTATAACACTCAAAGGTTTAAGACAACATGAGTATACGCACAGCGCAGGTATGTATAACAAATGTAAATAAAATGCCGATATATAAATGTTTTCTAATTAATCAACTTTCATCGTACAAGAAATGATTATAACGGAATAATGACTGGAACGCAAGACTTTTATTTAAAATTTTATTTCTCTATCATGCTGGCGGTGAAGCAGTAACAAAATAAGAAAAGGGCCCGCAACTGGAATGAAACATAAAAACAGATAAGGCCGGGACGCTATCTTTTCTTTTGTCATAACGGAGTAAGAAAGCCACGTTAAAACAAAAAAATCAGCGGTCATCACGCTAACAAGCTGTGACTGGATAAAAGCTTCTTGATAAGCTTTGGTTGAACCCATAGACAGTCAACCCGCAATCGTGAGTGCTAAGTATAGTCCAATCCATAGACGAGAAGAAATGATGGCAATGAAACGTAAAGGAATACGCGAGCGAGTCCGAACTTTTTGTCCTTTCCAATGAGAATAGAACAAAAGAGAAAAAGCTCCAAGCGCAAATGATAGAAGAGAAAATGGCCATCCAGGCAGTTTGTATGTATCTTTTTTACAGATCATTATCATGAACAATACTGGGAAAAGTCCTAAAAAAGAGAATGCCGTAACAACGAGCGGATCTACCTGTTGAAAATTTCCTGTGATAAGTTTTTTAAACAGCAAATCATCAGCGGCGCTTGCTCCCGGAGCTAGCAGCAAGGCGTATAGCACAAGCATGGCCCATACAATGATATACATACTCTCAACTCCTTTTAATTGTTTTATTGTACAAAGAACATTTCTGTATATTTCCCCGTCTTGTAACGAAGGGAAACGCTTGAAACTCTTCTTTGATTAGGTGTAATATTACACTAAAGACAGGCACGTGTATAGAAAGGGCTGTAAAAATGAATAAACAAGAAGTGATTAAATCAGTATCGGATAAAATACGATTAATTCGTTTAGAAAGAAACTATTCACAAGACAGAATGGCTGAAGTCATTGGTATTTCAAAAAAAACATTGGTTCAAATTGAAAAAGGACGAACGGAAGCAGGGTGGACGACCACTGTTGCAGTATGCGGTTTGTTTCGTGACAGTGAAATCCTTCAATCAGTTTTAGGAGACGTCCCTTTAGAAGTAGTAGAAATCATTGCTCATAACGGCGTATCTTCTCCAAAAGATAAAACGCTCGGGGGAAGAGTATGGTGGAAAGAGATTCAAAAAGAAGGTTCTTTTCGTCTGCAGCAAAATATGATTAGTCAGCACTATCGTATTTTAGATGACCAAGATTATCGATGGTTTAGTTCATTTGATAAAAGCGAAGCGGTAGAAAGGTTTGAAGAATTAACGAATGAATAAAAAACAAGCACTTGTTTTCAAGTGCTTGTTACTGATTCATTAACGTACCGGATGAAGGGCGGTTGAACCAATTCCATAGCTCTACATCTCCAAGTGACGCATATGTGATAGACGGATCATTTTTTAATTTCAGAAGCTTTTTTGTAGGTCCTGTAATCACAACGCCGTACACACCGACTCCATGTTTTTTTACATAAGAATATCGCTGCTTTAGTAACAAATCGGAATGGTCTAGCTGACGAACTTTTTGGACCGTTTCTTCATTATCGGCTAATAGTTTCATCATATTTAAAACGTTCGACTTGCTAATAGAGTGCGTTTGATTTCCTTTGTGATCGTAAGGTAAGTCTAAAAACTCTGGAAAGCCAAATGTTGATGTTAAGTCAATTAATGGCTCATCTTTTGTGCTTGTTTTTTGCTCGTGGCCTGTATTAAGCGCGTACCAAGAGGTAGAAAAATCACGACTGTCGATGGCGTTCATTTTTTGCTGAACTTCTTTTAGCGAATACGTATCATCAAAAGAAATAGCTACTTCGCTTACCGTTCCTTTTGGTAGATTTTCTAATGCTTTCCATGTTTCATTCGACCATTCCTTATACTCTTGTGCATGCTGCTTTAGTTTTTTTGGATCAGGATAGACAAAGGAAAGGTTAAGGTCGTATTTACCGCCAGAAAATTCTTTTTCTACACCGCTTGTTTTATCAAACAGCTGATGAAATGTAAACGTCCCAATGGCCTGCTCTTCACGTCCAATTTGCTTATAAGCTTCCATTTGCGACTGCATTCGGAAAAAGGACTGTGTATCAGAAGTGGTTTCACGTATATGAACGTTCGGAAAAGCAGATTCTATAGCCGCTTGATTCACGCTGTTTATGTATTCGGTTTTTGATTGATGATAGTATACAATAGATAAAAAGCTGCCGATAATCCATAGCAGAACCACAGAGCTAATGACAGTTGTCACATTTGAAAGGCGCTGCTTCCATTTGGCAATATAAATGGACTTTTTAACTTTTTTATTATCCAATATCGTATCGTCACTTAGCGGAGTAGTTGATGGAGTTGACGATAACGGTTCATCTTCGGTTAGCAAGTGCTCTAAATGAGCTGAGCATGCTTCACAATTTTCCGTATGTTCTTCAAGTGCTTCTGCTTCTTTGTCTGTCAAAGTGCCGTTTTTATATTTTTCCCATTGATGCTTCATATCTTGACAGCTCATCCGTCCTCTTCCTTTCTTTTTTTCAATTGTTGACGACCACGATACAAGTCCATTTTCACTTTTGACAGAGTAAAGCCAGTCATTTCTGCAATCTCTTCATATGTGAAGCCATGATAATCTCGTAACAGTACAATATTCTGCTTAGCCGGAGGCAAAGCAGATACATCAGAAAGCCAGCTGTCGATTTC encodes:
- the thiE gene encoding thiamine phosphate synthase, whose product is MTNEEIKKLLQVYFIMGSNNCTKDPREVLKEAIEGGITVFQFREKGEGALTGEAKYQLAKELQQICHQHNVPFVVNDDLDLAIRIQADGVHIGQEDEKAHVVREKIGKGIVGVSVHNVQELKQAMKDGADYVGMGPVFPTSTKKDAKAVQGTKLIEEVRNQNIDFPIVGIGGITPENAKQVVEAGADGVSIITAISLAASPKEKAAQLKEALGK
- a CDS encoding pyridoxamine 5'-phosphate oxidase family protein; its protein translation is MNEQKIAKKVNEVLEGNRVGTLATVVNNKPHSRYMTFFSDEDGIALYTPTNINTHKAEEIEANPNVHVLLGYSGEGYGDQYLELSGTAVLRTGDQLKGRIWNDHMKEWFDGPNDPEYVVLEITPNEIRFMNEGEETPQTVQL
- a CDS encoding helix-turn-helix transcriptional regulator, translated to MNKQEVIKSVSDKIRLIRLERNYSQDRMAEVIGISKKTLVQIEKGRTEAGWTTTVAVCGLFRDSEILQSVLGDVPLEVVEIIAHNGVSSPKDKTLGGRVWWKEIQKEGSFRLQQNMISQHYRILDDQDYRWFSSFDKSEAVERFEELTNE
- a CDS encoding anti-sigma factor — translated: MSCQDMKHQWEKYKNGTLTDKEAEALEEHTENCEACSAHLEHLLTEDEPLSSTPSTTPLSDDTILDNKKVKKSIYIAKWKQRLSNVTTVISSVVLLWIIGSFLSIVYYHQSKTEYINSVNQAAIESAFPNVHIRETTSDTQSFFRMQSQMEAYKQIGREEQAIGTFTFHQLFDKTSGVEKEFSGGKYDLNLSFVYPDPKKLKQHAQEYKEWSNETWKALENLPKGTVSEVAISFDDTYSLKEVQQKMNAIDSRDFSTSWYALNTGHEQKTSTKDEPLIDLTSTFGFPEFLDLPYDHKGNQTHSISKSNVLNMMKLLADNEETVQKVRQLDHSDLLLKQRYSYVKKHGVGVYGVVITGPTKKLLKLKNDPSITYASLGDVELWNWFNRPSSGTLMNQ